A section of the Epinephelus moara isolate mb chromosome 3, YSFRI_EMoa_1.0, whole genome shotgun sequence genome encodes:
- the LOC126387817 gene encoding ubiquitin-associated and SH3 domain-containing protein B-like, with product MAAKEELYAKVTPRRQRQTRPSTVKHGSTLDVLLSMGFPKTRALKALVSTGGKNVQAACDWLFSHVDDPFLDDPLPREYVLYLRPTGPLLQQLSHFWQQSRLSCGKNKAHNIFPHITLCQFFMCADGKVEALTDALQTTVAKWKGRIPMPLPLELYTSSTFIGLFVEEQMADVLKSFASDFATEASAKADVHVEPHKKQLHVTLAYHFQASHLPILEKLAKTVDVASGCDWLAVLFSRDIRFANHETLQVMYPYLPQNDDELELVPGDFIFMSPVEQSTASEGWVYGSSLGTGLSGLLPENYVSRADESDTWVVHGSHSMLTCASPLNSGSTVAGLLFDGQLNDSLLDSLMDPPSLTGLCPPMQVSRPTNQSSLSKMRLFVCRHGERMDVVFGKHWVTQCFDSKGRYIRSNLNMPSSLPARNGGHRDYDKDCPITVFGSTQARLVGEALLESHTTIDFVYCSPSLRCVQTAQHILQGLQQEGKTKIRVEPGLFEWTKWVSGTCLPVWIPPAELAAANLSVDTTYRPHIPVSKLTVSESYDTYISRSFQVTREILTEGKNLGNTVLIVAHASSLEACTRQIQGLSPQNSKDFVQVVRKIPYLGFCACEEMGDTGVWQLVDPPILPLTHGPNHSFNWREMLMQD from the exons CTTGAAAGCTCTGGTTTCGACAGGAGGCAAAAATGTGCAGGCAGCTTGTGACTG GCTTTTCTCCCACGTGGATGACCCGTTCTTGGATGACCCTCTGCCCAGAGAATATGTGTTATATCTGCGACCCACTGGACCGCTGCTCCAGCAGCTCTCACACTTCTGGCAGCAGTCCCGCCTCTCCTGTGGCAAGAATAAGGCACACAACATCTTCCCCCACATCACCCTCTGCCAATTCTTCATG TGTGCCGATGGAAAGGTAGAGGCTCTGACCGACGCTCTCCAGACCACCGTAGCCAAGTGGAAAGGTCGTATACCCATGCCCCTCCCGCTGGAGCTCTACACGTCCTCAACCTTTATTGGACTCTTTGTGGAGGAGCAGATGGCGGATGTGCTGAAGAGTTTCGCTTCTGATTTTGCGACTGAAGCATCAGCTAAAGCAG ATGTTCATGTTGAGCCTCACAAGAAACAACTTCATGTCACTTTGGCGTACCACTTCCAAGCCAGTCACCTTCCAATTTTGGAGAAATTGGCCAAAACGGTGGATGTGGCTTCAGGCTGTGACTGGCTGGCCGTGCTCTTCTCCAGGGACATTCGGTTTGCAAATCATGAG ACACTGCAAGTCATGTACCCATATTTGCCTCAGAATGACGATGAGCTCGAGCTGGTGCCGGGAGACTTTATCTTCATGTCTCCGGTGGAGCAGAGTACAGCCAGCGAGGGCTGGGTGTATGGCAGTTCGCTGGGCACAGGGCTGTCGGGCTTGCTGCCCGAGAACTACGTCAGCCGGGCTGATGAGTCAGACACCTGGGTCGTTCATGG GTCTCACTCTATGCTCACCTGTGCCTCTCCGCTGAACTCTGGCAGCACCGTGGCTGGGTTATTGTTTGATGGACAGCTGAATGACAGTCTGCTTGACAGTCTTATGGATCCTCCCAGCCTCACTGGCCTCTGTCCTCCTATGCAG GTGTCGAGGCCGACCAATCAGTCCTCCCTGTCCAAGATGAGACTGTTTGTGTGTCGCCATGGGGAGAGGATGGATGTGGtgtttgggaaacactgggtcaCTCAGTGCTTTGACTCCAAAG gCCGATACATTCGCTCTAACCTCAACATGCCATCCAGCCTGCCAGCTAGAAACGGAGGTCACCGGGACTATGACAAGGATTGTCCGATTACTGTGTTTGGCTCCACCCAGGCCCGTCTTGTAG GTGAAGCCCTGTTGGAAAGCCACACAACAATAGACTTTGTTTACTGCTCTCCTTCTCTTCGCTGCGTCCAGACTGCTCAGCACATTCTGCAGG GTCTCCAGCAGGAGGGAAAGACGAAAATCCGTGTGGAGCCTGGATTGTTTGAATGGACCAAGTGGGTTTCAGGCACATGTTTACCCGTCTGGATCCCCCCAGCTGAGCTAGCTGCTGCTAACCTGAGTGTGGACACAACATACAG ACCTCATATTCCCGTAAGTAAGTTGACGGTGTCAGAGAGTTATGACACCTACATCAGCAGAAGCTTCCAAGTAACCCGAGAGATCCTTACAGAGGGCAAAAACCTGG gaaacacgGTCCTGATTGTGGCTCATGCTTCCTCCCTGGAGGCTTGCACGCGCCAGATACAAGGCCTCAGCCCCCAAAACTCCAAGGACTTCGTCCAAGTTGTGCGAAAG ATTCCTTACTTGGGTTTTTGTGCTTGTGAAGAAATGGGAGACACCGGGGTGTGGCAGCTGGTCGACCCACCCATCTTGCCTCTGACACATGGACCCAATCACAGTTTCAACTGGAGGGAAATGCTCATGCAAGACTGA